The segment TTTCTAGGGCAACTGTTGCGCGATCGCGTCGTTCTTGCGGAGGAATACCCGCATAAACCATCGGTAAGATCACATTCTCTAGGGCACTCAGTTGGGGTAAAAGGTGAAATTGTTGGAAGACAAAGCCAATTTTTTGATTGCGGATGGTGGCTAATTGAGATTCGGGCAGTCCTGAAACATCTAGATTTTCAAGGTAGTATCGGCCGGTGGTGGGGTGATCAAGACAACCGATAATATTCATTAAGGTGGATTTACCCGACCCTGATGCTCCCATAATAGCACAAGATTCGCCTTTTTCGATAGTTAAATTAATATTATTGAGAGCGTGAACTGTTGTATCACCACTGCCATAAACTTTACAAATTTCTTCTAAGCGAATAAGAATCGGGTGATACTCAGGACTTTCACTCGAGGAATGTAAGGCATTTTTTGTTAAAGATAGACTTTCAGCAGTCATAATGTTAATATAGGGGTTTTTTGAGCGTCTAATTCTAAATTATGTCTTTCTTTAATAATCCCTTAATTGTGAACTCTATTGTATCTGATTTTTAGTGGGTAGGTATTCTTTCATGTGAGCTTGGGACACAAAGCTGATGGCACTCAGTCCATTGTTTCCCAAAACCCCCGTTTGACCTGACTCAATCTTTGAGAATTGGTTAGAATAGGAAAGGAAACCCTCTCAATCAAAAATTTTAAGTATGCGAGAGCAGGTAATTACCTGGTTACAAAACAACGTTTCCCCCCATCGCCTAGAACATATCCTAGGGGTAGAAAAGATGTGCATTAAATTAGCCCATTGCCATCAAATCAACCCCGAAAAAGCAGCCCAAGCCGGATTAATGCACGATCTAGCCAAGTTTTTCCCGCCATCTAAATTATTAGCGATGGCTCAAGC is part of the Rippkaea orientalis PCC 8801 genome and harbors:
- a CDS encoding ABC transporter ATP-binding protein; translated protein: MTAESLSLTKNALHSSSESPEYHPILIRLEEICKVYGSGDTTVHALNNINLTIEKGESCAIMGASGSGKSTLMNIIGCLDHPTTGRYYLENLDVSGLPESQLATIRNQKIGFVFQQFHLLPQLSALENVILPMVYAGIPPQERRDRATVALEKVGLAHRLHNKPNQLSGGQQQRVAIARAIVNNPLLILADEPTGALDSQTTQEVLNIFEELHRTGITIIIVTHEADVADHCQRVIHFRDGKIELMTS